Sequence from the [Bacteroides] pectinophilus genome:
ATGGAAGATTTAATCAGGGAAAAATGGGATGATATTTTAAAAGCCATGAAAGAGGAATATGAGATTCAGAATATCTCATTCAATACATGGATTCTTCCTCTCAAGCTTTATGCAGTAGAAGACTCTACTGTTTATGTAACTGCGCCTATGGAGAACATGGGAATTAACTACATAGAAAAAAAATATCTTGTTCCTCTCAAAGTTACTATAGGTGAGATTGTCGGAGAAGAACTGGATGTTAAGCTTATTTCTGACAAGGATGCCAAGACTCATAAAGAAGAGATTCATAAGCTTAATGCAAGAGCCAATGTATCCGGTTCTGCCGAAGCAGTGAATATGGGACTTAAACCTAACTATACATTTGAGACATTTGTCGTTGGTAACAATAATAATCTTGCACATGCCGCAGCACTTGCAGTAGCTGAGACACCGGGACATGTATATAATCCGCTGTTCATCTACGGAGGTGCCGGACTTGGCAAGACCCACCTTATGCAGGCTATTGCTCATTTTATCATGCAGAATAATCCTGACCTTAAGGTTCTTTATGTTACATCAGAGACATTTACCAATGAGCTGATTGAATCCCTGAAGAATCAGAAGATGACTAATCAGGAGTTCCGTAATAAGTATCGTAATATTGATGTGCTGTTGATCGATGATATTCAGTTCATTATCGGTAAGGAAAGTACGCAGGAGGAGTTCTTCCATACGTTCAATGCGCTTTATGATGCTAATAAGCAGATCGTTATTTCATCAGATAAGCCGCCTAAGGAGATGGAGACTCTTACTGAACGTCTGCGTACAAGATTTGAGATGGGACTTACTGCCGACATCCAGATTCCTACATATGAGACTAAGATGGCCATTCTTAATAAGAAGTCTGA
This genomic interval carries:
- the dnaA gene encoding chromosomal replication initiator protein DnaA, with protein sequence MEDLIREKWDDILKAMKEEYEIQNISFNTWILPLKLYAVEDSTVYVTAPMENMGINYIEKKYLVPLKVTIGEIVGEELDVKLISDKDAKTHKEEIHKLNARANVSGSAEAVNMGLKPNYTFETFVVGNNNNLAHAAALAVAETPGHVYNPLFIYGGAGLGKTHLMQAIAHFIMQNNPDLKVLYVTSETFTNELIESLKNQKMTNQEFRNKYRNIDVLLIDDIQFIIGKESTQEEFFHTFNALYDANKQIVISSDKPPKEMETLTERLRTRFEMGLTADIQIPTYETKMAILNKKSEAEGYNIPDDVKDYVATHIKSSIRELEGALTKLVAFSTLSHQPLTVEFAEDTLKDLISPEDKREVTPELIIQIVADHFNLTPEDIISQKRNAEISKPRQIAMYLCRTMTDTPLEQIGRYFGNRDHTTILHGYRKVNKEVTNSIETRSLIEILIKKINPS